From Nicotiana tabacum cultivar K326 chromosome 15, ASM71507v2, whole genome shotgun sequence, the proteins below share one genomic window:
- the LOC107771278 gene encoding large ribosomal subunit protein uL18c: MACTSLSLSFLHNACADNKQLSLPFRTKLVTLALPLTVEAKATTRREDRTARHVRIRKKVEGTPERPRLCVFRSNKHIYVQVIDDSKMHTLASASTMQKPISEEFDYSAGPTADVAKKVGEVIAKACLEKGITKVAFDRGGYPYHGRIEALADAAREHGLQF, from the exons ATGGCTTGTACTTCACTTTCACTTTCTTTTCTTCACAACGCTTGCGCCGATAACAAGCAGCTTAGCCTTCCATTCCGTACCAAATTGGTGACGTTAGCTCTGCCTCTTACAGTTGAAGCCAAGGCCACAACCAGACGGGAAGACAGAACTGCCCGACATGTTCGTATTCGCAAGAAG GTTGAAGGGACACCTGAAAGACCAAGATTGTGTGTCTTCCGTTCCAACAAGCACATCTATGTTCAAGTAATTGATGACTCCAAGATGCACACACTGGCATCTGCTTCAACAATGCAGAAACCGATCTCTGAGGAATTCGACTACTCTGCTGGCCCCACTGCA GACGTGGCGAAGAAAGTTGGGGAGGTTATTGCTAAGGCCTGTCTAGAGAAAGGAATCACTAAAGTAGCCTTCGACCGAGGAGGTTATCCTTACCATGGGCGGATTGAAGCTCTTGCTGATGCTGCAAGAGAACACGGCCTTCAGTTTTAG